In the [Clostridium] colinum genome, one interval contains:
- a CDS encoding HPr family phosphocarrier protein produces MVEKTITIKNKVGLHMRPAGEFAKLATKCTSDVKIVHNGKDINAKSVLNIMAAAIKFGDSITIKCDGANEAEDLKLLVDAVESGLGE; encoded by the coding sequence ATGGTAGAAAAAACTATTACTATAAAAAATAAAGTAGGTTTACATATGCGTCCAGCAGGAGAGTTTGCTAAATTAGCTACAAAATGTACATCAGATGTAAAAATTGTTCATAATGGCAAAGACATAAATGCTAAAAGTGTTTTAAATATTATGGCTGCAGCTATTAAATTTGGAGATAGTATTACTATCAAATGTGATGGTGCTAACGAAGCAGAAGATTTAAAATTATTAGTTGATGCAGTAGAAAGTGGTTTAGGCGAGTAA
- a CDS encoding transposase, whose product MINLFKNWIHYATSYIILKFNHYSKTFSNFYNEIINYFHFSYTNSFTEGYNNKIKILKCNAYFNFNYFINYIVHMFN is encoded by the coding sequence ATGATAAATTTATTTAAAAATTGGATACATTATGCTACTTCTTATATTATACTAAAATTTAACCATTATTCCAAAACTTTTTCTAATTTCTATAATGAAATAATTAATTATTTTCATTTTTCTTACACGAATAGTTTTACTGAAGGTTATAATAATAAAATTAAGATTTTAAAATGTAATGCTTATTTTAATTTTAATTATTTTATAAACTATATAGTACATATGTTTAATTAA
- a CDS encoding PTS sugar transporter subunit IIA — MFSFFKKNKNKDLKAFLSGKVVPITEVEDEAFASKSMGDGIGIIPTDNKVVAPADGEIALVMKDSKHACALKLDNGMEMILHIGIDTVNMKGDGFECLVEIGDKVKAGQTLITFDPEKIKQAGYSTTSMLVVTGEGNAKNINFKTGFDAKVGEDIVATFE; from the coding sequence ATGTTTTCATTTTTTAAGAAAAACAAAAATAAAGATTTAAAAGCATTTTTAAGTGGTAAAGTTGTACCTATTACAGAAGTAGAAGATGAAGCATTTGCTAGTAAAAGTATGGGAGATGGTATAGGTATTATACCAACAGATAATAAAGTTGTAGCTCCGGCAGATGGTGAAATAGCTTTAGTTATGAAAGATTCTAAACATGCTTGTGCTTTAAAACTTGATAATGGTATGGAAATGATTCTTCATATAGGTATAGACACTGTAAATATGAAAGGCGATGGCTTTGAATGTTTAGTAGAAATAGGTGATAAAGTAAAAGCAGGTCAAACTCTTATTACTTTTGATCCAGAAAAAATTAAGCAAGCAGGGTATAGCACAACAAGTATGTTGGTTGTAACAGGCGAGGGTAATGCAAAAAATATAAATTTTAAAACAGGATTTGATGCAAAAGTTGGAGAAGATATTGTTGCAACTTTTGAATAG
- a CDS encoding ribonuclease J, which produces MAVRNAKLKVIPLGGLQEIGKNITAFEINDEIIVVDCGVSFPEDDMLGIDLVIPDFSYLIKNREKVKGVVLTHGHEDHIGALPYFLKELNVPIYGTKLTIGLVENKLKEHNILKKVNRVCVSAGDTIKLGNSFKVEFISTTHSIADSCALAITTPAGVVVHSGDFKIDYTPIQGESIDLQRFAQIGKKGVLLFMCESTNVELKGFTMSERSVGVIFEEIFAESLDQRIMVATFSSNIHRIQQVINCAIKYKRKVAIIGRSMNNVVKTACDLGYLDAPKKIFIDASSIKNYTDDKLVIIMTGSQGETMSALSRISQNDHKQVEIKPRDKVIISASPIPGNEKNVYRVINELLKKGADVIYEGLKDVHVSGHARQEEIKVLHALIKPKYFMPIHGEYKHLRTHAKLAVELGMDRKNVFVLETGEVLEVGRDSGKIVGSVPSGQVLVDGLGVGDVGNIVLRDRKHLSQDGLMIVVVSMDRENGSLLSGPDIISRGFVYVRESENLISDAKSVVRDALLDCEGNKIVEWAYIKTLIKETLREFLWQKTKRNPMILPIIMEI; this is translated from the coding sequence TTGGCTGTAAGAAATGCAAAATTAAAAGTTATCCCTCTTGGTGGTCTTCAAGAGATAGGTAAAAATATAACAGCTTTTGAAATTAATGATGAAATAATTGTTGTAGATTGTGGCGTATCTTTCCCAGAAGATGATATGCTTGGTATAGACCTTGTTATACCTGATTTTTCTTACCTTATAAAAAATAGAGAAAAAGTAAAAGGTGTTGTTTTAACCCACGGACACGAAGACCACATAGGGGCATTACCTTATTTTTTAAAAGAACTTAATGTACCTATATATGGTACTAAACTTACAATAGGATTAGTAGAAAATAAATTAAAAGAACATAATATATTAAAAAAAGTAAATAGAGTATGTGTATCTGCTGGAGATACTATTAAGCTTGGCAATAGCTTTAAAGTAGAATTTATTAGTACAACTCATAGTATCGCCGATTCTTGTGCATTAGCTATTACAACGCCTGCTGGTGTTGTTGTGCATTCTGGAGATTTTAAGATAGATTACACACCTATACAAGGTGAATCTATAGACCTTCAACGCTTTGCTCAAATTGGAAAAAAAGGTGTTTTACTTTTTATGTGTGAAAGTACAAACGTTGAGCTAAAGGGCTTTACAATGAGTGAACGTAGTGTTGGTGTTATATTTGAAGAAATATTTGCCGAATCTTTAGACCAAAGAATTATGGTTGCAACATTTTCTTCCAACATACACCGTATACAACAAGTTATAAACTGTGCTATTAAATATAAACGAAAAGTTGCTATCATTGGCCGTAGTATGAACAATGTTGTAAAAACAGCTTGTGACCTTGGTTATTTAGATGCTCCTAAAAAAATATTTATAGATGCTAGTAGTATAAAAAATTATACAGATGATAAACTTGTTATAATTATGACTGGTAGCCAAGGTGAAACAATGTCTGCCCTTTCAAGAATATCTCAAAACGACCATAAACAAGTAGAAATAAAACCACGAGATAAAGTTATTATTAGTGCCTCCCCTATCCCTGGCAATGAAAAAAATGTTTATCGCGTTATAAATGAGCTACTTAAAAAAGGTGCTGATGTTATATACGAAGGTTTAAAAGATGTACACGTTTCTGGTCACGCTAGACAAGAAGAAATAAAAGTTTTACACGCACTTATTAAACCTAAATATTTTATGCCAATACACGGAGAATATAAACATCTTAGAACACATGCTAAACTTGCTGTTGAGCTTGGTATGGATAGAAAAAATGTATTTGTTTTAGAAACTGGCGAAGTGTTAGAAGTTGGTCGTGATAGTGGTAAAATAGTAGGGTCTGTTCCATCTGGTCAAGTATTGGTTGATGGACTAGGTGTTGGTGATGTTGGTAATATAGTTTTAAGAGATAGAAAACACCTTTCACAAGATGGTCTTATGATAGTTGTTGTATCTATGGATAGAGAAAATGGTAGTTTATTATCTGGTCCAGATATTATATCTCGTGGTTTCGTTTATGTTAGAGAATCTGAAAATTTAATATCTGATGCTAAAAGTGTTGTTAGAGATGCCCTTTTAGATTGTGAAGGCAATAAAATTGTTGAATGGGCTTATATTAAAACTTTAATAAAAGAAACTTTAAGAGAGTTTTTATGGCAAAAAACAAAACGAAATCCTATGATTTTACCTATTATTATGGAAATATAA
- the ptsP gene encoding phosphoenolpyruvate--protein phosphotransferase, producing the protein MSKKLFVEKTSSKGIVIGKSYIIKKADLTPENYNVTNKEDEISKFEKSLNEAKEEIANLAKDSEIFAGHNMIVEDITLYDSVMSKIKDECQNVQIAVSNAIEEISNIFKMMDDEYMKERSADVKDVGSRIMSKLKGVNINPFENIKEEVILIAEDLTPSDTALIDLNLVKGFITELGGVTSHVSIIARNLGLPALVGVNGIMDSVKDNDIIAMDASKGNIIINPEDSELEEYKNLEEEFKKAEEMLKKLENLKAVTTDGREVQLCANVGNILDIQMAVKHNIDGIGLFRSECVYMENTHFPTEDEQFEIYKEAAILCGGKEVTIRTLDIGGDKSLPYYKFDFEENPFLGWRAIRISLELKDVFKAQLKAILRASAFGYVRIMYPMIISIEEVIEANKILEECKEELRSANIQFDEKIEVGMMIETPASVILADEFAKYVDFFSIGTNDLTQYMLVVDRGNKRISNMYNSFHPVVLQSIKKVIEAGHKENIKVGMCGEFASDARAAKILLGLGLDEFSMSASEINNVKKQILETSFEDAKNYANEVLSKTTVESIMDFLEK; encoded by the coding sequence ATGTCAAAAAAATTATTCGTTGAAAAGACATCTTCTAAAGGTATCGTTATAGGTAAGTCATATATAATAAAAAAGGCAGATTTAACACCAGAAAATTATAATGTAACTAATAAAGAAGACGAAATAAGTAAATTTGAAAAGTCTTTAAATGAAGCTAAAGAAGAAATAGCTAATTTAGCAAAAGATTCTGAAATATTTGCAGGCCATAATATGATTGTAGAAGATATCACATTATATGATTCTGTAATGAGTAAAATAAAAGATGAATGTCAAAATGTTCAAATTGCTGTTTCTAATGCAATAGAAGAAATTTCTAATATATTTAAAATGATGGATGATGAATATATGAAAGAAAGATCTGCTGATGTTAAAGATGTCGGCAGTAGAATTATGTCTAAATTAAAAGGTGTTAATATAAATCCTTTTGAAAATATAAAAGAAGAAGTCATTTTAATAGCTGAAGATTTAACACCTTCTGACACAGCTCTTATAGACCTTAATTTAGTAAAAGGTTTTATTACAGAACTTGGTGGAGTTACAAGCCACGTATCTATTATTGCAAGAAACTTAGGTTTACCGGCTTTAGTAGGTGTTAATGGTATAATGGACTCTGTTAAAGATAATGATATTATTGCTATGGATGCATCTAAAGGTAATATTATTATAAATCCAGAAGATAGTGAGCTTGAAGAATATAAAAATCTAGAAGAAGAATTTAAAAAAGCAGAAGAAATGCTTAAAAAACTTGAAAATCTTAAAGCTGTTACGACAGATGGTAGAGAAGTACAATTATGTGCTAATGTAGGTAATATATTAGACATACAAATGGCAGTTAAACATAATATAGATGGTATAGGTCTTTTTAGAAGTGAATGCGTTTATATGGAAAATACTCATTTTCCAACAGAAGATGAACAATTTGAGATTTATAAAGAGGCAGCTATTTTATGTGGAGGAAAAGAAGTTACTATACGTACTTTAGATATTGGTGGAGATAAATCTTTACCATATTATAAATTTGATTTTGAAGAAAATCCATTTTTAGGTTGGAGAGCTATACGTATTTCATTAGAACTTAAAGATGTATTTAAAGCTCAATTAAAAGCTATATTAAGAGCTAGTGCTTTTGGATATGTAAGAATAATGTATCCTATGATTATTTCAATTGAAGAAGTGATAGAAGCTAATAAAATATTAGAAGAATGTAAAGAAGAGCTTAGAAGTGCAAACATTCAATTTGATGAAAAAATAGAAGTAGGTATGATGATAGAAACACCAGCTTCAGTCATTTTAGCAGATGAATTTGCAAAATATGTAGATTTCTTTAGCATTGGTACTAATGATTTAACTCAATATATGCTTGTTGTAGACCGAGGAAATAAAAGAATATCTAATATGTATAATTCTTTCCACCCAGTTGTTTTACAAAGTATTAAAAAAGTTATTGAAGCAGGTCATAAAGAAAATATTAAAGTTGGTATGTGTGGAGAATTTGCAAGTGATGCACGTGCGGCTAAAATATTATTAGGTCTAGGGCTAGATGAATTTTCTATGTCGGCATCTGAAATAAATAATGTTAAAAAACAAATTTTAGAAACATCTTTTGAAGATGCTAAAAACTATGCAAATGAAGTTTTATCTAAAACTACAGTTGAAAGTATTATGGATTTTTTAGAGAAATAA